A genomic window from Gracilinanus agilis isolate LMUSP501 chromosome X, AgileGrace, whole genome shotgun sequence includes:
- the ITGB1BP2 gene encoding integrin beta-1-binding protein 2 translates to MSMFCFNKGCGQHFDPDANLPDSCSHHPGIPIFHDALKGWSCCHKRTTDFSEFLSIQGCTLGPHCAEKPQASPGSGSALQGPKHLDSMPKSAEMLRRERPKEELDLCLLPLRVSRALETALEQKEPELEDPQPGTGLPNTVVHPGSICQNPGCGAVFQGSESDASPCSFHPGGPLFHEGMKSWSCCGVPTVDFGAFLAQPGCSLGTHVWQKQQWVSCRHDWHQTASVVVVTVYGQRPLPALSWVKASQTKLHIHISFEGNRVFQEQLELWGVIAVEQSSVSLMPSRAEISLSKADLGPWAQLEQPGTRMPAEKVGEDVGPGMIGEEPEDSEDDLSWTEEEEEGE, encoded by the exons ATGTCCATGTTCTGCTTTAATAAAGGCTGTGGGCAGCACTTTGACCCAGATGCCAACCTCCCAG ATAGCTGTTCCCATCACCCTGGGATACCCATCTTCCATGATGCCCTTAAG GGTTGGTCTTGCTGCCATAAGCGAACAACAGATTTCTCTGAGTTCTTAAGCATCCAG GGCTGCACCCTGGGACCACACTGTGCTGAGAAACCTCAGGCGAGCCCTGGTTCTGGAAGTGCCCTCCAGGGGCCCAAGCACTTGGACTCAATGCCCAAGTCGGCAGAGATGCTTCGCCGGGAAAGGCCTAA GGAAGAGTTAGACCTGTGCCTCCTGCCACTCCGTGTGTCTCGTGCCCTGGAGACTGCCCTGGAACAGAAGGAACCTGAACTAGAAGACCCTCAGCCTGGAACAG GACTACCCAACACTGTGGTCCATCCTGGCTCCATCTGCCAGAACCCAGGATGTGGTGCT GTGTTCCAAGGCTCTGAGAGTGATGCCAGCCCTTGTAGCTTCCATCCTGGAGGACCTCTGTTTCATGAGGG GATGAAATCTTGGAGCTGTTGTGGTGTGCCAACCGTGGATTTTGGTGCTTTCCTGGCACAGCCAGGGTGCAGCCTGGGTACACATGTCTGGCAGAAGCAG CAATGGGTCTCCTGCCGCCATGACTGGCATCAGACAGCCTCGGTAGTAGTGGTGACTGTGTATGGCCAGAGACCACTGCCTGCTCTCAGTTGGGTGAAGGCCAGTCAAACCAAG CTTCACATCCACATATCTTTTGAGGGCAACCGGGTTTTCCAGGAGCAACTGGAACTCTGGGGG gTCATAGCTGTGGAACAGAGCTCTGTCTCTCTCATGCCATCCCGGGCTGAGATCTCCTTGAGCAAGGCTGACCTGGGGCCTTGGGCCCAGTTGGAGCAGCCAGGCACAAGGATGCCAGCTGAGAAGGTTGGGGAGGATGTTGGGCCTGGAATGATTGGAGAGGAGCCTGAGGATTCAGAGGATGATTTGAGCTGgacagaggaagaggaggaaggagagtga
- the NONO gene encoding non-POU domain-containing octamer-binding protein — translation MQSNKGFSLDKQNHTPRKHQQHQHQQHQHQQQQQQQQQQQQPPPIPANGQQANSQNEGLTIDLKNFRKPGEKTFTQRSRLFVGNLPPDITEEEMRKLFEKYGKAGEVFIHKDKGFGFIRLETRTLAEIAKVELDNMPLRGKQLRVRFACHSASLTVRNLPQFVSNELLEEAFSVFGQVERAVVIVDDRGRPSGKGIVEFSGKPAARKALDRCSEGSFLLTTFPRPVTVEPMDQLDDEEGLPEKLVIKNQQFHKEREQPPRFAQPGSFEYEYAMRWKALIEMEKQQQDQVDRNIKEAREKLEMEMEAARHEHQVMLMRQDLMRRQEELRRMEELHNQEVQKRKQMELRQEEERRRREEEMRRQQEEMMRRQQEGFKGNFPDAREQEMRMGQMGIGGAMGLNNRGSLGGANVPAGAPSAPGPGPMMPDGTMGMTPPPSDRFGQGGTMEGLGAMGANPPAFNRGTPGGDFGPNKRRRY, via the exons ATGCAGAGCAACAAAGGCTTTAGCCTGGATAAGCAGAACCATACTCCAAGGAAACACCAGCAGCACCAGCACCAGCAGCATcagcaccagcagcagcagcagcagcaacagcaacaacagcaaccaCCACCAATACCTGCAAATGGGCAGCAGGCCAACAGTCAGA ATGAAGGCCTGACTATTGATCTGAAGAATTTTAGGAAGCCAGGGGAAAAGACTTTCACCCAGCGGAGCCGCCTCTTTGTGGGAAATCTCCCTCCTGATATCACtgaagaggaaatgaggaaactgtttGAGAAATACGGGAAGGCAGGCGAGGTGTTCATACACAAGGACAAAGGATTTGGCTTCATCCGCTTG GAAACCCGAACTCTAGCTGAGATTGCTAAGGTCGAACTGGACAACATGCCCTTACGTGGAAAGCAGTTGCGAGTGCGCTTTGCGTGCCATAGCGCATCCCTGACTGTTAGGAACCTGCCACAGTTCGTGTCCAATGAACTGTTGGAGGAGGCTTTCTCTGTCTTTGGCCAGGTGGAGAGAGCTGTAGTGATTGTGGATGATCGAGGGAGGCCTTCAGGGAAAGGCATTGTGGAATTCTCAGGGAAGCCAGCTGCGAGAAAAGCTCTGGACAGATGCAGTGAAGGGTCCTTCCTTCTGACCAC ATTTCCTAGGCCTGTAACTGTGGAGCCGATGGACCAGCTGGATGATGAAGAAGGTCTCCCAGAGAAATTGGTCATCAAGAACCAACAATTTCAcaa GGAACGAGAGCAGCCACCTCGATTTGCCCAGCCTGGTTCCTTTGAGTATGAGTATGCCATGCGTTGGAAAGCGCTGATTGAGATGGAGAAGCAGCAACAGGACCAAGTAGACCGAAACatcaaggaagccagggagaagctggagatggagatggaggctGCTCGCCATGAGCACCAGGTCATGTTGATGAGGCAGG ATCTGATGAGACGTCAGGAAGAGCTCCGAAGAATGGAGGAACTTCATAACCAGGAAGTACAGAAACGAAAGCAAATGGAACTCAG GCAGGAGGAGGAACGCAGGCGTCGTGAGGAGGAGATGAGGCGACAGCAGGAAGAAATGATGCGGCGTCAGCAAGAGGGTTTCAAAGGAAACTTCCCTGATGCG agaGAGCAGGAGATGCGGATGGGCCAGATGGGTATAGGAG GTGCTATGGGCTTAAACAACAGAGGATCCTTGGGAGGTGCTAATGTGCCAGCTGGTGCCCCTAGTGCTCCAGGGCCTGGTCCAATGATGCCAGATGGAACCATGGGAATG ACCCCACCACCCAGTGACCGCTTTGGCCAGGGTGGCACAATGGAAGGACTTGGGGCAATGGGTGCAAACCCTCCCGCGTTCAACCGAGGAACTCCCGGAGGGGACTTTGGCCCAAACAAACGTCGCAGATACTAA
- the ZMYM3 gene encoding zinc finger MYM-type protein 3 isoform X1, with product MDPSDFSSPFDALTLPEKPLAGDLPVDMEFGEDLLGSQTAPSQGWTPPGPPPTTEALDLLDNPAGLEKDPSVLDGATDLLGLGGLLYKAPSPQEVEQGPEGSLGWATGDQPLESAPRGQASEVTTPDPGTGASPALTEGLLEPLAPDSLINLEEEAPSTTARRKGPPGQEEELLQGQPPSPNAPPSPSVGEAQGDGFNGSKTQPSPPAHPSLPGDGQTEKSSEQPPEKKRSERARRVEAPKPETVDSSESIPVSDEDSDAMVDDPNDEDFVPFRPRRSPRMSLRSNLAPRAARSTGTKMTCAHCRTPLQKGQTAYQRKGLPQLFCSSTCLTTFSKKPLGKKTCTFCKKEIWNTKDSVVAQTGAGGSFHEFCTSVCLSLYEAQQRPVPPAVDSSDATRCSICQKSGEVLHEVSNGSVVHRLCSDSCFTKFRANKGLKTNCCDQCGAYIYSKGGGGAPPPELLFHEGQQKRFCSAACLGGYKKKNTRVYPCVWCKTLCKNFEMLSHVDRNGKTGLFCSLCCTTSHKVKQAGLAGPPRPCSFCRRSLSDPCYYNKTDRTVYQFCSPSCWTKFQRTNPEGGIHLSCHYCHSLFSGKPEILDWQDQVFQFCCRDCCEDFKRLRGVVSQCEHCRQEKLLHEKLRFSGVEKSFCSEGCVLLYKQDFTKKLGLCCITCTYCSQTCQRAVTEQLDGSTWDFCSEDCKSKYLLWYRKAARCHACKRQGKLLETIHWRGHIRHFCNQQCLLRFYSQQNQPNLDTQSGPESLLHSQSPEPKPSTAAQPKVTSSSSNRSPTSCGTSLFPKGTTKSRSVPTDPTPPPAPSMPRKNKAAMCKPLMQNRGVSCKVDMRSKGCQTEQDWKPQVIVLPVPVPIFVPVPMHLYSQKVPVPLSLPIPVPVPMFLPTTLESTDKIVETIEELKVKIPSNPLEADILAMAEMIAEAEELDKASSDLCDLVSNQSTEGLLEDCDLFGPARDDVLAMAVKMANVLDEPGQDLEADFPKNPLDINPSVDFLFDCGLVGPDDVSTDQDLPRAIRKGQKRLVLSESCSRDSMSSQPSCTALNYSYGVNAWKCWVQSKYAGGESSKSEELRFGPKPMRIKEDILACTAAELNYGLAQFVREITRPNGERYEPDSIYYLCLGIQQYLLENNRMVNIFTDLYYLTFVQELNKSLSSWQPTILPNNTVFSRVEEEHLWECKQLGVYSPFVLLNTLMFFNTKFFGLQTAEEHMQLSFANVVRQSRKCTTARGTTKVVTIRYYAPARQRKSRDTSSGKRKREDELPVLEQRENRMNPLRCPVKFYEFYLSKCPESLRTRNDVFYLQPERSCIAESPLWYSVIPMDRGMLESMLNRILAVREIYEDPGRPGEEDLD from the exons ATGGACCCCAGCGATTTCTCTAGCCCATTTGACGCACTGACTCTGCCAGAGAAGCCCCTGGCAGGAGACCTTCCAGTGGACATGGAGTTTGGAGAGGATCTGCTGGGTTCCCAGACTGCCCCAAGCCAGGGCTGGACTCCTCCCGGCCCACCCCCAACCACTGAGGCCCTAGACTTGCTGGATAATCCTGCTGGCCTGGAAAAAGACCCCAGCGTTCTAGATGGAGCCACTGATCTCCTGGGACTTGGGGGGCTCCTCTACAAAGCACCCTCTCCCCAGGAGGTCGAACAGGGTCCTGAGGGATCACTGGGGTGGGCCACAGGGGACCAGCCTCTAGAATCTGCCCCCAGAGGACAGGCATCTGAAGTAACAACGCCTGATCCTGGAACTGGGGCAAGCCCTGCCTTGACTGAGGGGCTCCTAGAGCCCTTGGCCCCAGATTCACTGATCAACCTGGAAGAGGAGGCTCCCTCTACAACTGCTAGAAGAAAGGGCCCCCCTGGGCAGGAGGAAGAGCTTCTGCAGGGGCAGCCCCCAAGCCCAAATGCCCCTCCAAGCCCCTCTGTGGGAGAGGCCCAGGGAGATGGATTCAATGGCTCCAAGACCCAGCCCAGCCCCCCAGCACACCCTTCCCTGCCAG GGGATGGCCAAACTGAGAAGAGCAGTGAGCAGCCTCCAGAGAAG AAGAGAAGCGAGCGGGCTCGGAGGGTAGAGGCCCCCAAACCGGAGACCGTGGACTCCTCAGAGAGCA TTCCGGTATCAGATGAGGACTCTGATGCCATGGTGGACGACCCCAACGATGAGGACTTTGTGCCCTTTCGGCCAAGGCGCTCTCCCCGAATGTCCCTGCGAAGCAACTTGGCCCCCCGAGCTGCCCGCTCAACAGGCACCAAAATGACCTGTGCCCATTGCCGGACCCCACTGCAGAAGGGGCAGACTGCCTACCAGCGCAAAGGGCTCCCCCAGCTCTTCTGCTCCTCCACTTGTCTTACCACATTCTCTAAGAAGCCTCTGGGCAAGAAAACCtgcaccttctgcaagaa GGAGATCTGGAACACCAAGGACTCTGTCGTGGCCCAGACTGGGGCAGGTGGCTCCTTCCACGAGTTTTGTACATCAGTCTGCCTGTCCCTATATGAGGCCCAGCAGCGGCCAGTGCCCCCAGCAGTTGATTCATCAGATGCCACCCGCTGTAGTATTTGTCAGAAGTCTGGAGAG GTCCTCCATGAGGTCAGCAACGGCAGCGTGGTACACCGACTTTGCAGCGACTCATGTTTCACCAAGTTCCGTGCCAACAAGGGACTAAAGACCAACTGCTGTGACCAGTGTGGAGCCTACATCTACAGCAAGGGAGGGGGTGGGGCTCCTCCCCCTGAGCTTCTCTTCCATGAGGGCCAGCAAAAACGCTTCTGCAGTGCTGCCTGCCTGGGGGGCTACAAGAAG AAAAATACCCGAGTGTACCCATGCGTCTGGTGCAAGACGCTGTGTAAGAACTTCGAGATGCTATCCCACGTGGACCGGAATGGCAAGACTGGGCTTTTCTGTTCTTTGTGCTGTACCACCTCCCACAAAGTGAAGCAGGCCGGCCTGGCTG GCCCTCCCCGCCCCTGCAGCTTCTGCCGTCGTAGTCTGTCTGACCCCTGTTACTACAACAAGACCGATCGCACAGTCTACCAGTTCTGCAGCCCCAGTTGCTGGACCAAGTTCCAG CGTACAAACCCTGAGGGGGGTATCCATCTGAGCTGCCACTATTGTCACAGCCTGTTCAGTGGCAAGCCTGAAATCCTGGATTGGCAG GACCAAGTGTTCCAGTTTTGTTGCCGTGATTGCTGTGAGGACTTCAAGAGGCTTCGAGGTGTGGTATCCCAGTGTGAGCACTGTCGGCAGGAGAAGCTGCTTCATGAGAAACTTCGCTTCAGTGGGGTGGAGAAGAGCTTCTGTAGTGAAG GCTGTGTGCTGCTCTACAAGCAGGATTTCACCAAGAAGCTGGGCCTATGCTGTATCACTTGCACCTACTGCTCCCAGACCTGCCAGCGGGCGGTTACTGAGCAGCTGGACGGCAGTACCTGGGACTTCTGTAGCGAGGACTGTAAGAGCAAGTACCTGCTATGGTACCGCAAG GCTGCCCGCTGCCATGCTTGTAAGCGCCAAGGGAAGCTTCTGGAGACGATTCATTGGCGGGGGCACATCCGCCACTTCTGCAACCAGCAGTGTCTACTTCGCTTCTATAGCCAACAGAACCAGCCCAACCTGGACACCCAGAGCGGGCCCGAGAGCCTCCTGCACA GTCAGTCTCCAGAGCCCAAACCCTCCACAGCCGCCCAGCCCAAAgtcaccagcagcagcagcaacag AAGCCCTACATCCTGTGGCACATCTCTCTTCCCAAAGGGTACTACCAAAAGCCGCTCAGTCCCAACTGACCCTACCCCTCCACCTGCACCTTCGATGCCTCGGAAGAACAAAGCCGCCATGTGTAAGCCCCTGATGCAGAATCGGGGCGTGTCCTGCAAGGTTGACATGAGGTCCAAAGGGTGTCAGACAG AGCAAGACTGGAAACCACAGGTGATCGTGCTGCCCGTCCCAGTGCCCATCTTTGTCCCAGTGCCTATGCATCTGTACAGCCAGAAAGTCCCGGTGCCTTTGTCACTGCCTATCCCA GTACCTGTGCCCATGTTTCTGCCCACAACTCTGGAGAGCACAGACAAGATTGTGGAGACTATTGAGGAGCTAAAGGTGAAAATTCCATCCAACCCGTTAGAGGCTGACATCCTGGCCATGGCAGAAATGATAGCAGAAGCTGAGGAGTTGGACAAGGCCTCATCCGACCTCTGTG ACCTGGTGAGTAACCAAAGCACAGAAGGTCTGCTGGAAGACTGTGACCTGTTTGGGCCAGCAAGGGATGATGTTCTCGCCATGGCAGTGAAGATGGCCAATGTTCTGGATGAACCAGGGCAGGATCTGGAAGCTGACTTCCCCAAGA ATCCCTTGGACATCAACCCCAGTGTGGATTTCCTCTTTGACTGTGGCCTGGTGGGGCCAGACGATGTGTCCACTGACCAGGACCTGCCTCGAGCCATCCGGAAG GGGCAGAAGCGACTAGTGCTTTCAGAAAGCTGTTCCCGGGATTCCATGAGCAGCCAGCCCAGCTGTACAGCCCTAAACTACTCTTACGGTGTCAATGCTTGGAAATGCTGGGTGCAATCAAAGTATGCAGGTGGGGAATCCAGCAAGAGTGAGGAGCTGCGCTTTGGTC CCAAGCCAATGCGGATCAAAGAGGACATCTTGGCCTGTACAGCTGCCGAGCTCAACTATGGCTTGGCCCAGTTTGTGAGAGAGATAACACGTCCCAATGGCGAGAGATATGAGCCTGACAGTATCTACTACCTGTGTCTTGGCATCCAACAG taCCTACTAGAAAACAACCGAATGGTAAACATTTTCACGGACCTTTACTACCTGACCTTTGTTCAAGAACTCAACAAGTCTCTGAGCAGCTGGCAACCCACCATCCTCCCAAACA ACACCGTGTTCTCCCGCGTAGAGGAGGAGCACCTCTGGGAATGCAAGCAGCTAGGCGTGTATTCTCCCTTCGTCCTGCTCAACACCCTCATGTTCTTCAATACCAAGTTCTTCGGCCTGCAGACGGCGGAGGAGCACATGCAGCTGTCCTTCGCCAATGTGGTGCGCCAGTCACGCAAGTGTACCACCGCTCGCGGCACCACCAAGGTGGTGACCATCCGCTACTACGCACCTGCTCGCCAGCGAAAGAGTCGAG ACACCAGTTCGGGGAAGCGGAAGAGGGAGGATGAACTTCCTGTCCTGGAACAGCGTGAGAACCGTATGAACCCTCTGCGCTGTCCTGTCAAGTTC
- the ZMYM3 gene encoding zinc finger MYM-type protein 3 isoform X2 translates to MDPSDFSSPFDALTLPEKPLAGDLPVDMEFGEDLLGSQTAPSQGWTPPGPPPTTEALDLLDNPAGLEKDPSVLDGATDLLGLGGLLYKAPSPQEVEQGPEGSLGWATGDQPLESAPRGQASEVTTPDPGTGASPALTEGLLEPLAPDSLINLEEEAPSTTARRKGPPGQEEELLQGQPPSPNAPPSPSVGEAQGDGFNGSKTQPSPPAHPSLPGDGQTEKSSEQPPEKKRSERARRVEAPKPETVDSSESIPVSDEDSDAMVDDPNDEDFVPFRPRRSPRMSLRSNLAPRAARSTGTKMTCAHCRTPLQKGQTAYQRKGLPQLFCSSTCLTTFSKKPLGKKTCTFCKKEIWNTKDSVVAQTGAGGSFHEFCTSVCLSLYEAQQRPVPPAVDSSDATRCSICQKSGEVLHEVSNGSVVHRLCSDSCFTKFRANKGLKTNCCDQCGAYIYSKGGGGAPPPELLFHEGQQKRFCSAACLGGYKKKNTRVYPCVWCKTLCKNFEMLSHVDRNGKTGLFCSLCCTTSHKVKQAGLAGPPRPCSFCRRSLSDPCYYNKTDRTVYQFCSPSCWTKFQRTNPEGGIHLSCHYCHSLFSGKPEILDWQDQVFQFCCRDCCEDFKRLRGVVSQCEHCRQEKLLHEKLRFSGVEKSFCSEGCVLLYKQDFTKKLGLCCITCTYCSQTCQRAVTEQLDGSTWDFCSEDCKSKYLLWYRKAARCHACKRQGKLLETIHWRGHIRHFCNQQCLLRFYSQQNQPNLDTQSGPESLLHSQSPEPKPSTAAQPKVTSSSSIPKGTTKSRSVPTDPTPPPAPSMPRKNKAAMCKPLMQNRGVSCKVDMRSKGCQTEQDWKPQVIVLPVPVPIFVPVPMHLYSQKVPVPLSLPIPVPVPMFLPTTLESTDKIVETIEELKVKIPSNPLEADILAMAEMIAEAEELDKASSDLCDLVSNQSTEGLLEDCDLFGPARDDVLAMAVKMANVLDEPGQDLEADFPKNPLDINPSVDFLFDCGLVGPDDVSTDQDLPRAIRKGQKRLVLSESCSRDSMSSQPSCTALNYSYGVNAWKCWVQSKYAGGESSKSEELRFGPKPMRIKEDILACTAAELNYGLAQFVREITRPNGERYEPDSIYYLCLGIQQYLLENNRMVNIFTDLYYLTFVQELNKSLSSWQPTILPNNTVFSRVEEEHLWECKQLGVYSPFVLLNTLMFFNTKFFGLQTAEEHMQLSFANVVRQSRKCTTARGTTKVVTIRYYAPARQRKSRDTSSGKRKREDELPVLEQRENRMNPLRCPVKFYEFYLSKCPESLRTRNDVFYLQPERSCIAESPLWYSVIPMDRGMLESMLNRILAVREIYEDPGRPGEEDLD, encoded by the exons ATGGACCCCAGCGATTTCTCTAGCCCATTTGACGCACTGACTCTGCCAGAGAAGCCCCTGGCAGGAGACCTTCCAGTGGACATGGAGTTTGGAGAGGATCTGCTGGGTTCCCAGACTGCCCCAAGCCAGGGCTGGACTCCTCCCGGCCCACCCCCAACCACTGAGGCCCTAGACTTGCTGGATAATCCTGCTGGCCTGGAAAAAGACCCCAGCGTTCTAGATGGAGCCACTGATCTCCTGGGACTTGGGGGGCTCCTCTACAAAGCACCCTCTCCCCAGGAGGTCGAACAGGGTCCTGAGGGATCACTGGGGTGGGCCACAGGGGACCAGCCTCTAGAATCTGCCCCCAGAGGACAGGCATCTGAAGTAACAACGCCTGATCCTGGAACTGGGGCAAGCCCTGCCTTGACTGAGGGGCTCCTAGAGCCCTTGGCCCCAGATTCACTGATCAACCTGGAAGAGGAGGCTCCCTCTACAACTGCTAGAAGAAAGGGCCCCCCTGGGCAGGAGGAAGAGCTTCTGCAGGGGCAGCCCCCAAGCCCAAATGCCCCTCCAAGCCCCTCTGTGGGAGAGGCCCAGGGAGATGGATTCAATGGCTCCAAGACCCAGCCCAGCCCCCCAGCACACCCTTCCCTGCCAG GGGATGGCCAAACTGAGAAGAGCAGTGAGCAGCCTCCAGAGAAG AAGAGAAGCGAGCGGGCTCGGAGGGTAGAGGCCCCCAAACCGGAGACCGTGGACTCCTCAGAGAGCA TTCCGGTATCAGATGAGGACTCTGATGCCATGGTGGACGACCCCAACGATGAGGACTTTGTGCCCTTTCGGCCAAGGCGCTCTCCCCGAATGTCCCTGCGAAGCAACTTGGCCCCCCGAGCTGCCCGCTCAACAGGCACCAAAATGACCTGTGCCCATTGCCGGACCCCACTGCAGAAGGGGCAGACTGCCTACCAGCGCAAAGGGCTCCCCCAGCTCTTCTGCTCCTCCACTTGTCTTACCACATTCTCTAAGAAGCCTCTGGGCAAGAAAACCtgcaccttctgcaagaa GGAGATCTGGAACACCAAGGACTCTGTCGTGGCCCAGACTGGGGCAGGTGGCTCCTTCCACGAGTTTTGTACATCAGTCTGCCTGTCCCTATATGAGGCCCAGCAGCGGCCAGTGCCCCCAGCAGTTGATTCATCAGATGCCACCCGCTGTAGTATTTGTCAGAAGTCTGGAGAG GTCCTCCATGAGGTCAGCAACGGCAGCGTGGTACACCGACTTTGCAGCGACTCATGTTTCACCAAGTTCCGTGCCAACAAGGGACTAAAGACCAACTGCTGTGACCAGTGTGGAGCCTACATCTACAGCAAGGGAGGGGGTGGGGCTCCTCCCCCTGAGCTTCTCTTCCATGAGGGCCAGCAAAAACGCTTCTGCAGTGCTGCCTGCCTGGGGGGCTACAAGAAG AAAAATACCCGAGTGTACCCATGCGTCTGGTGCAAGACGCTGTGTAAGAACTTCGAGATGCTATCCCACGTGGACCGGAATGGCAAGACTGGGCTTTTCTGTTCTTTGTGCTGTACCACCTCCCACAAAGTGAAGCAGGCCGGCCTGGCTG GCCCTCCCCGCCCCTGCAGCTTCTGCCGTCGTAGTCTGTCTGACCCCTGTTACTACAACAAGACCGATCGCACAGTCTACCAGTTCTGCAGCCCCAGTTGCTGGACCAAGTTCCAG CGTACAAACCCTGAGGGGGGTATCCATCTGAGCTGCCACTATTGTCACAGCCTGTTCAGTGGCAAGCCTGAAATCCTGGATTGGCAG GACCAAGTGTTCCAGTTTTGTTGCCGTGATTGCTGTGAGGACTTCAAGAGGCTTCGAGGTGTGGTATCCCAGTGTGAGCACTGTCGGCAGGAGAAGCTGCTTCATGAGAAACTTCGCTTCAGTGGGGTGGAGAAGAGCTTCTGTAGTGAAG GCTGTGTGCTGCTCTACAAGCAGGATTTCACCAAGAAGCTGGGCCTATGCTGTATCACTTGCACCTACTGCTCCCAGACCTGCCAGCGGGCGGTTACTGAGCAGCTGGACGGCAGTACCTGGGACTTCTGTAGCGAGGACTGTAAGAGCAAGTACCTGCTATGGTACCGCAAG GCTGCCCGCTGCCATGCTTGTAAGCGCCAAGGGAAGCTTCTGGAGACGATTCATTGGCGGGGGCACATCCGCCACTTCTGCAACCAGCAGTGTCTACTTCGCTTCTATAGCCAACAGAACCAGCCCAACCTGGACACCCAGAGCGGGCCCGAGAGCCTCCTGCACA GTCAGTCTCCAGAGCCCAAACCCTCCACAGCCGCCCAGCCCAAAgtcaccagcagcagcagca TCCCAAAGGGTACTACCAAAAGCCGCTCAGTCCCAACTGACCCTACCCCTCCACCTGCACCTTCGATGCCTCGGAAGAACAAAGCCGCCATGTGTAAGCCCCTGATGCAGAATCGGGGCGTGTCCTGCAAGGTTGACATGAGGTCCAAAGGGTGTCAGACAG AGCAAGACTGGAAACCACAGGTGATCGTGCTGCCCGTCCCAGTGCCCATCTTTGTCCCAGTGCCTATGCATCTGTACAGCCAGAAAGTCCCGGTGCCTTTGTCACTGCCTATCCCA GTACCTGTGCCCATGTTTCTGCCCACAACTCTGGAGAGCACAGACAAGATTGTGGAGACTATTGAGGAGCTAAAGGTGAAAATTCCATCCAACCCGTTAGAGGCTGACATCCTGGCCATGGCAGAAATGATAGCAGAAGCTGAGGAGTTGGACAAGGCCTCATCCGACCTCTGTG ACCTGGTGAGTAACCAAAGCACAGAAGGTCTGCTGGAAGACTGTGACCTGTTTGGGCCAGCAAGGGATGATGTTCTCGCCATGGCAGTGAAGATGGCCAATGTTCTGGATGAACCAGGGCAGGATCTGGAAGCTGACTTCCCCAAGA ATCCCTTGGACATCAACCCCAGTGTGGATTTCCTCTTTGACTGTGGCCTGGTGGGGCCAGACGATGTGTCCACTGACCAGGACCTGCCTCGAGCCATCCGGAAG GGGCAGAAGCGACTAGTGCTTTCAGAAAGCTGTTCCCGGGATTCCATGAGCAGCCAGCCCAGCTGTACAGCCCTAAACTACTCTTACGGTGTCAATGCTTGGAAATGCTGGGTGCAATCAAAGTATGCAGGTGGGGAATCCAGCAAGAGTGAGGAGCTGCGCTTTGGTC CCAAGCCAATGCGGATCAAAGAGGACATCTTGGCCTGTACAGCTGCCGAGCTCAACTATGGCTTGGCCCAGTTTGTGAGAGAGATAACACGTCCCAATGGCGAGAGATATGAGCCTGACAGTATCTACTACCTGTGTCTTGGCATCCAACAG taCCTACTAGAAAACAACCGAATGGTAAACATTTTCACGGACCTTTACTACCTGACCTTTGTTCAAGAACTCAACAAGTCTCTGAGCAGCTGGCAACCCACCATCCTCCCAAACA ACACCGTGTTCTCCCGCGTAGAGGAGGAGCACCTCTGGGAATGCAAGCAGCTAGGCGTGTATTCTCCCTTCGTCCTGCTCAACACCCTCATGTTCTTCAATACCAAGTTCTTCGGCCTGCAGACGGCGGAGGAGCACATGCAGCTGTCCTTCGCCAATGTGGTGCGCCAGTCACGCAAGTGTACCACCGCTCGCGGCACCACCAAGGTGGTGACCATCCGCTACTACGCACCTGCTCGCCAGCGAAAGAGTCGAG ACACCAGTTCGGGGAAGCGGAAGAGGGAGGATGAACTTCCTGTCCTGGAACAGCGTGAGAACCGTATGAACCCTCTGCGCTGTCCTGTCAAGTTC